A section of the Opitutaceae bacterium genome encodes:
- a CDS encoding Gfo/Idh/MocA family oxidoreductase has product MISKLAWGILSTGRIAGTFARGVNRSRLGRLAAVASRGSEKAEAFAVKHGIPASHGSYEALLEDSSVDAVYIATPHPFHVEWVIRAAKAGKHVLCEKPLGMNRVEAVTAVEACRQAGVMLMEAYMYRCHPQTRRIVELVKSGAIGRVCSIRAAFSFHTEFQPVSRTWSRALGGGGILDVGGYPASFARLIAGAASGLPFAEPVSFSAAAVMHPRGGVDAHAAALMTFPGDILAQVSCGVGLQQDNAAWIYGSDGWLEVPVPWIPNREGGNSLILLQKRGEPKPEEIVVNTVEYLYGMEADAFATAVAAGLQDVPEVTTDDTLGTMAVLDQWRAAVGLRYDCEAGAHP; this is encoded by the coding sequence ATGATCTCGAAACTTGCGTGGGGCATTCTTTCCACCGGGCGAATTGCCGGTACTTTTGCCCGCGGGGTGAATCGATCGCGGCTGGGGCGGTTGGCTGCTGTGGCGAGCCGGGGCTCCGAGAAGGCGGAGGCGTTTGCAGTGAAGCATGGGATTCCGGCTTCACACGGTTCCTATGAAGCGCTTCTCGAGGATTCCTCGGTGGATGCCGTCTATATTGCGACGCCGCATCCCTTTCATGTGGAGTGGGTCATCCGGGCGGCGAAGGCGGGCAAACATGTCCTTTGCGAGAAACCGCTGGGCATGAACCGGGTCGAGGCGGTGACCGCGGTCGAGGCGTGTCGCCAGGCGGGTGTGATGCTGATGGAGGCCTACATGTACCGGTGTCACCCGCAGACCAGGCGCATTGTTGAGCTCGTGAAGAGCGGTGCGATCGGCCGCGTGTGTTCGATCCGCGCGGCGTTCAGTTTTCACACCGAGTTCCAGCCGGTGTCGCGAACCTGGTCCAGGGCGCTCGGTGGCGGCGGCATTCTGGATGTCGGCGGCTATCCGGCTTCCTTTGCGCGATTGATCGCCGGTGCCGCGAGCGGGCTGCCCTTTGCCGAGCCGGTCAGTTTTTCCGCTGCGGCGGTCATGCACCCGCGGGGCGGCGTCGACGCCCATGCGGCGGCCTTGATGACTTTCCCGGGCGACATTCTCGCCCAGGTTTCATGTGGCGTCGGATTGCAGCAGGACAATGCGGCGTGGATTTACGGGAGCGACGGCTGGCTCGAAGTGCCGGTCCCGTGGATTCCCAATCGTGAAGGCGGCAACTCGCTCATCCTACTGCAAAAGCGGGGTGAACCGAAGCCGGAGGAGATTGTTGTGAACACGGTGGAATACCTTTACGGCATGGAGGCGGATGCTTTTGCGACCGCGGTGGCGGCAGGTCTTCAAGATGTGCCTGAGGTGACAACGGATGATACACTGGGCACGATGGCCGTCCTGGATCAGTGGCGCGCGGCCGTTGGTTTGCGTTACGACTGCGAAGCGGGCGCACACCCGTAG
- a CDS encoding ClcB-like voltage-gated chloride channel protein translates to MSDEQPTPPFLNRAKRMLAEPLNLGSTHVMPVLGRLYAVSHKRLLQLLKWRVWIQEKLQPSEWQITLIWAAVAGFLGALAAILFTLLTEGVHKLFTGSNAGVVESMRQLPWWWVLAIPALGGLLGGIVLRLGRRIAPGKSSTDYMEAIVIGSGRLPMRASLVKSAAALFSIGSGGSIGREGPLVHLAALMASTIGRWRRFSPPQQRLLVACGAAAGIASAYHAPIAGSFFVAEIILGTIAMECLGPLVVSAVAATLTMRGLMHAERLYHVPEFEMNSVWEMGLYVVLGLMAGTLAPWFLRSLKAAEKVFLGMRIPLAARLAAGGLLVGGLAVYVPEVCGNGYSVIVSILNAEFPWIWLLLIFACKWAATASSFGSGAPGGVFTPSLFMGACLGFLVASALLAYFPRFPVDPRAFAMVGMGAFLSAVTHAPLMAIIMIFEMTLSYDIILPLMLCSVIAYFTARSIEGISLYNVSLKRKAAEQLIDGKLDSELVGDLMKPDPPSIAESADFAEIARTFLSLRRNNLYVVNAEKRYVGSVSLHDIKTFLQDPALAEIVIARDILREDLPVLTPDMSFSVALGKFLGVEAERLPVVSEDRRLMGNLAKGDLLLALVEKQQKKTMT, encoded by the coding sequence GTGAGCGACGAACAACCGACACCGCCCTTCCTGAATCGCGCCAAACGGATGCTCGCCGAGCCGCTGAATCTCGGCTCCACGCATGTCATGCCGGTCCTCGGGCGGCTGTATGCCGTCAGCCACAAGAGGCTGCTTCAACTGCTGAAGTGGCGGGTCTGGATCCAGGAGAAGCTTCAGCCGAGCGAATGGCAGATCACATTGATTTGGGCTGCGGTGGCCGGGTTCCTGGGGGCGCTCGCGGCGATTCTTTTCACCCTGCTGACGGAGGGCGTGCACAAGCTGTTCACGGGCTCCAATGCGGGAGTCGTCGAATCGATGCGACAACTGCCCTGGTGGTGGGTGCTGGCGATTCCAGCGCTTGGCGGCCTGCTCGGCGGGATTGTGCTGAGACTCGGGCGTCGCATTGCGCCGGGGAAAAGTTCGACCGACTACATGGAGGCGATCGTGATCGGCTCGGGGCGGCTGCCGATGCGGGCCAGCCTGGTGAAGAGTGCGGCCGCGCTCTTTTCGATCGGCTCGGGTGGCTCGATCGGGCGGGAGGGTCCTCTTGTGCATCTCGCCGCGCTGATGGCGTCGACAATCGGGCGCTGGCGACGTTTCAGTCCGCCGCAGCAGCGGCTGCTGGTCGCCTGCGGTGCCGCCGCGGGAATTGCGTCGGCCTATCACGCGCCGATTGCGGGGTCGTTTTTCGTCGCGGAGATCATCCTCGGCACGATTGCGATGGAATGCCTGGGCCCCCTGGTTGTGTCCGCGGTCGCGGCGACACTGACCATGCGCGGCCTGATGCACGCGGAGCGGCTCTATCACGTGCCGGAGTTCGAGATGAATTCGGTCTGGGAGATGGGCCTCTATGTCGTGCTTGGATTGATGGCGGGCACCCTGGCGCCGTGGTTCCTGCGTTCGCTGAAGGCTGCGGAGAAGGTGTTTCTTGGCATGCGGATTCCGCTTGCGGCGCGCCTTGCGGCCGGCGGCCTGCTGGTTGGCGGGCTTGCCGTCTATGTGCCCGAGGTGTGTGGCAACGGTTACAGCGTCATTGTCAGCATCCTCAATGCGGAGTTTCCGTGGATCTGGCTGCTGCTCATCTTCGCGTGCAAGTGGGCTGCCACCGCGTCTTCATTCGGGTCAGGCGCCCCCGGCGGTGTGTTCACGCCATCGCTGTTCATGGGTGCCTGCCTTGGATTCCTGGTGGCATCCGCGCTGCTGGCCTACTTTCCACGCTTTCCGGTGGATCCTCGGGCGTTCGCGATGGTCGGCATGGGCGCGTTTTTGTCGGCGGTGACGCACGCACCGCTGATGGCGATCATCATGATCTTCGAGATGACGCTGAGTTATGACATCATTCTGCCCTTGATGCTGTGCAGCGTGATCGCCTACTTCACCGCGCGCAGCATCGAGGGCATCTCGCTCTACAATGTCTCCCTCAAGCGCAAGGCGGCCGAGCAGTTGATCGACGGGAAGCTCGATTCGGAGTTGGTTGGCGACCTCATGAAGCCGGATCCGCCCTCGATCGCCGAGTCCGCGGACTTTGCCGAGATCGCGCGCACGTTTCTTTCGCTGCGGAGAAACAACCTCTATGTCGTCAATGCCGAGAAGCGCTATGTCGGATCTGTCTCGCTCCACGACATCAAGACCTTCCTTCAGGATCCGGCGCTGGCGGAGATCGTGATCGCCCGCGACATTCTGCGGGAGGATCTTCCGGTGCTCACGCCGGACATGTCATTTTCGGTTGCGCTGGGAAAGTTTCTCGGGGTTGAGGCGGAGCGCCTGCCGGTCGTGAGCGAGGATCGCAGGCTGATGGGCAACCTCGCCAAGGGGGATCTCCTCCTCGCGCTCGTTGAAAAGCAGCAGAAGAAGACCATGACCTGA
- a CDS encoding efflux RND transporter permease subunit has protein sequence MSLPAPPARDTLAGRLATAFTASRLTPLAIVASLLLGTFAVIMLPREEEPQIKVPMIDVLVAMPGVTAHEIENRVTRPLEKFLWEIPGVEYLYSTSRPGQAMVIVRFKVGSDLETALVRLHKQLDAHADQIPPGASPPLVKPRTIDDVPVAALTLHSATQDHHALRRLAAQLDDAIKALPEIAETTIIGGLRSQLRVQVDPARLASRGLTLDDVSHSLRAANARTQAGSLSTANREILVDVGGYLRDASDAAAVVLGTAGGKPIFLRDVANVIESPAEPADYVLFGSPTAPEEAAVTLAIAKRPGANAIRIVREIEGAVHRLQGSLLPPDVTVTVTRNYGATAAEKSNELLFHMGIAVFGVAILIRAFLGWRESLIVLLAIPVTLGLTLLVFFLYGYTLNRITLFALIFSIGILVDDAIVVVENIVRHQRLPSSAGRPLTEIAIEAVREVGNPTVLATWAVIAAVLPMAFVGGLMGPYMRPIPIGASAAMVFSLIVAFTVTPWAAVRVLRRRFSKAGASAAAASDDDHAPDDFFTRIYHKVMDPIIAQARWRWAFLALIATLLLAAAALVPLGIVKVKMLPFDNKSEFQVILDMPEGSTLEETTRVAREMAAAVRVEPEVSDYQVYAGTASPFNFNGLVRHYFQRRGPNVADIQVNLLPKGERSDQSHDIAMRVRPRLAGIAAKHGAAVAIAEVPPGPPVLQTLVAEVYGPGEESRLALAREIKGIFQKTDGVVDVDWYVEEQQPTAFFRIDRLKAAQLNVTPESITRTLRTATSGAAVDLLHRPLEREDIELRVELPRFRRGRAEDLLSLQVVPDNQATLPLEQRTSIPLSELVSIEHTVGERYLYRKNLRPVVYVTGDVAGAIASPAYALFEMNRAIGRLDGRNFGGTKSSIELYHLHQPDSELEPVIKWDGEWHVTLEVFRDLGLAFAAVCILIYMLMVGWFKSYMTPFVIMIVIPLSLIGILPAHAVTGAFFTATSMIGFMAGAGIIVRNSIILVDFIELRRSHGLPLAEAVVEAGAIRFRPMLLTALAVVVGASVILADPIFQGLALSLIAGEIASLLISRFAVPTLYFMMESRRTGRPRQPA, from the coding sequence ATGAGCCTGCCCGCTCCGCCAGCGCGCGACACTCTTGCCGGCCGCCTGGCCACTGCATTCACCGCATCGCGGCTGACGCCGCTTGCGATCGTGGCCTCGCTGCTGCTGGGCACCTTCGCCGTGATCATGCTCCCGCGCGAGGAGGAACCGCAGATCAAGGTGCCCATGATCGATGTGCTTGTGGCCATGCCGGGTGTTACGGCGCATGAGATTGAGAACCGCGTCACCCGACCGCTGGAGAAGTTTCTCTGGGAGATTCCCGGCGTCGAGTACCTCTACTCGACGTCGCGCCCCGGACAGGCGATGGTCATTGTCCGCTTCAAGGTCGGCTCCGACCTCGAGACCGCCTTGGTCCGGCTCCACAAGCAGCTCGACGCGCACGCCGACCAAATCCCGCCGGGAGCCTCACCGCCCCTGGTCAAACCGCGCACGATAGATGACGTGCCTGTCGCCGCACTCACCCTTCACAGCGCAACCCAGGATCATCATGCCTTGAGGCGTCTGGCCGCGCAGCTTGACGACGCCATCAAGGCCCTGCCGGAGATTGCCGAAACCACAATCATCGGCGGACTTCGCAGTCAGTTGCGTGTCCAGGTCGATCCCGCGAGGCTGGCGTCGCGGGGGCTCACGCTGGATGACGTCTCACACTCCCTGCGCGCGGCGAACGCCAGGACCCAGGCGGGCTCGCTGTCCACCGCCAACCGCGAGATCCTCGTGGACGTCGGCGGCTACCTGCGCGACGCCTCGGACGCCGCCGCTGTCGTCCTCGGCACGGCTGGCGGCAAACCCATTTTTCTGCGTGACGTCGCAAACGTCATCGAATCCCCCGCCGAACCGGCCGACTATGTTCTCTTCGGCAGCCCCACCGCTCCGGAGGAGGCCGCCGTCACGCTGGCCATCGCCAAGCGCCCGGGAGCAAACGCCATTCGCATCGTGCGGGAGATCGAGGGAGCCGTGCACCGCCTCCAGGGATCGCTTCTGCCGCCGGATGTCACCGTCACCGTCACGCGCAACTACGGCGCCACCGCGGCGGAAAAATCCAACGAACTCCTCTTCCACATGGGCATCGCCGTGTTTGGCGTCGCCATCCTCATTCGCGCCTTCCTCGGGTGGCGCGAATCGCTCATCGTCCTGCTGGCCATCCCGGTCACTCTGGGCCTGACGCTGCTGGTGTTCTTCCTCTATGGATACACGCTGAATCGGATTACGCTTTTCGCGCTCATATTCTCGATCGGCATCCTCGTGGACGACGCGATTGTTGTTGTTGAGAACATCGTCCGGCATCAGCGACTGCCATCCTCCGCAGGCCGGCCGCTCACGGAAATCGCCATCGAGGCGGTTCGCGAGGTCGGCAATCCCACGGTCCTCGCAACGTGGGCCGTCATTGCCGCCGTCCTGCCAATGGCCTTTGTCGGCGGACTGATGGGCCCGTACATGCGGCCCATTCCAATCGGCGCCAGCGCCGCCATGGTGTTCTCGCTCATCGTGGCCTTCACCGTCACTCCCTGGGCGGCGGTCCGGGTGCTGCGCCGGCGGTTCTCGAAGGCCGGAGCCTCCGCCGCGGCAGCCTCCGACGACGACCATGCGCCGGATGACTTCTTCACGCGCATCTACCACAAGGTGATGGATCCGATCATTGCGCAGGCGCGCTGGCGCTGGGCGTTTCTCGCGCTCATCGCCACACTCCTTCTGGCAGCAGCCGCCCTCGTGCCCCTTGGCATCGTGAAGGTCAAGATGCTCCCGTTCGACAACAAGTCCGAGTTCCAGGTCATCCTCGACATGCCCGAAGGCTCCACCCTCGAGGAAACCACCCGTGTGGCGAGGGAGATGGCGGCCGCCGTTCGCGTCGAACCCGAGGTCAGCGACTACCAGGTCTACGCAGGCACAGCGTCACCGTTCAACTTCAACGGTCTCGTGCGACACTACTTCCAGCGACGCGGCCCAAATGTCGCCGACATCCAGGTCAATCTCCTTCCCAAGGGCGAACGATCCGACCAGAGCCACGACATCGCCATGCGCGTCCGCCCCCGTCTTGCCGGGATCGCCGCGAAACACGGCGCCGCCGTCGCAATCGCCGAAGTGCCCCCCGGCCCCCCGGTGCTTCAGACCCTGGTCGCCGAGGTGTACGGTCCCGGCGAGGAATCCCGACTGGCCCTCGCGAGGGAAATCAAGGGGATCTTCCAGAAGACCGACGGCGTCGTCGATGTCGACTGGTACGTCGAGGAGCAGCAGCCCACCGCCTTCTTCCGGATCGACCGACTCAAGGCCGCCCAGCTCAATGTCACGCCCGAATCCATCACGCGCACCCTGCGCACCGCCACGAGCGGCGCGGCGGTGGATCTGCTGCACCGCCCGCTCGAGCGCGAGGACATTGAACTGCGTGTCGAGCTCCCGCGCTTCCGGCGCGGCCGTGCGGAGGATCTGCTCTCGCTCCAGGTTGTTCCCGACAACCAGGCGACCCTGCCCCTGGAACAGCGCACAAGCATCCCGCTCAGCGAACTGGTTTCCATCGAGCACACCGTCGGAGAGCGTTATCTCTACCGAAAGAACCTTCGTCCCGTCGTGTACGTGACGGGTGATGTCGCCGGAGCGATCGCCAGTCCCGCCTATGCGCTTTTTGAAATGAACCGCGCCATCGGCAGGCTCGATGGCCGGAACTTTGGCGGTACAAAGTCCTCCATCGAGCTCTATCACCTGCATCAGCCCGATTCCGAGCTGGAGCCCGTCATCAAATGGGACGGTGAATGGCACGTGACACTGGAGGTTTTCCGCGATCTGGGGCTGGCCTTCGCCGCCGTGTGCATCCTCATCTACATGCTCATGGTCGGCTGGTTCAAGAGCTACATGACACCCTTCGTCATCATGATCGTCATCCCGCTCTCGCTCATTGGCATTCTCCCGGCCCATGCCGTGACCGGTGCGTTTTTCACCGCCACCTCGATGATCGGATTCATGGCCGGAGCGGGCATCATCGTGCGAAATTCCATAATCCTCGTCGACTTCATCGAACTCCGGCGATCCCACGGCCTGCCCCTCGCCGAGGCGGTGGTCGAGGCCGGCGCGATCCGCTTCCGCCCCATGCTGCTCACCGCCCTCGCCGTCGTCGTTGGCGCAAGCGTGATCCTGGCTGATCCCATCTTCCAGGGTCTCGCACTTTCCCTGATCGCCGGCGAAATCGCATCCCTCCTCATCAGCCGATTCGCTGTTCCCACGCTCTACTTCATGATGGAGTCGCGCCGCACGGGACGCCCGCGCCAGCCGGCTTGA
- a CDS encoding efflux RND transporter periplasmic adaptor subunit, translating into MDRSDHELHPPSPRLKTNMRTRAFPSLLAVLALAACHKSPPAHDARDQAAIAVKTTRAAAEVIPAFVEVPAVVRPALRADISSQITGAIVEIALLGQKASAGDPLVRLSSPDADARLGLARAQFAEAERAVARETDLVERRVSPPEALRAATDALRIARAGVTAAEALVAHTRIAAPFAGRVTTQFKLSGDLATPGASLLVMESTQDLRAEGSLPEEFSASFAVGTELGVQLDRKAPPVTGRIEEIASADPLTHTRFAKLSFSTPEAFSGQFARLLIPSASDTAIVVPASAVTSFGQMERIFVVVGQHAVLRLVKVGRTIGERVEILSGLSAGESVILNPPAALRDGSPVTTEP; encoded by the coding sequence ATGGATCGATCCGACCACGAGCTGCATCCGCCGTCCCCGCGCCTGAAGACCAACATGCGCACCCGGGCATTCCCTTCCCTGCTCGCAGTCCTGGCACTTGCGGCCTGCCACAAGTCGCCGCCGGCGCATGACGCGCGGGACCAGGCTGCCATTGCGGTGAAAACCACGCGCGCCGCCGCCGAAGTCATCCCCGCTTTCGTCGAGGTTCCCGCTGTGGTGCGCCCCGCCCTGCGCGCGGACATTTCCTCCCAGATTACGGGCGCCATCGTTGAAATCGCTCTGCTGGGGCAAAAGGCGTCCGCCGGTGATCCACTCGTGCGCCTCTCGTCGCCCGACGCGGACGCCCGGCTCGGCCTCGCCCGCGCCCAGTTCGCCGAGGCGGAGCGCGCCGTCGCGCGTGAAACCGACCTGGTGGAGCGCCGCGTCAGCCCTCCCGAAGCGCTGCGCGCAGCCACCGATGCACTCCGCATCGCCCGGGCGGGCGTCACCGCGGCTGAGGCACTCGTCGCCCACACCCGGATCGCCGCACCATTCGCAGGCCGGGTCACAACGCAGTTCAAACTCTCCGGCGACCTTGCCACACCGGGCGCATCGCTGCTTGTCATGGAATCCACGCAGGACCTCCGCGCGGAAGGCTCTCTTCCCGAGGAGTTCTCGGCCTCTTTCGCTGTCGGAACGGAGCTCGGCGTCCAGCTCGATCGCAAGGCACCGCCGGTGACCGGGCGCATAGAGGAGATCGCCTCGGCTGACCCGCTGACCCACACACGCTTCGCAAAACTGTCCTTCTCGACACCCGAGGCTTTCTCCGGTCAGTTTGCGCGGCTGCTCATTCCAAGCGCATCAGACACGGCCATCGTCGTCCCTGCCAGTGCCGTCACCTCCTTCGGCCAGATGGAACGCATTTTCGTTGTCGTTGGACAACACGCCGTCCTCCGCCTCGTCAAGGTCGGCAGGACAATCGGCGAACGGGTCGAAATTCTCTCCGGCCTCTCGGCGGGCGAAAGCGTCATCCTCAATCCGCCTGCGGCACTTCGCGACGGCTCACCCGTCACAACCGAGCCATGA
- a CDS encoding DUF2892 domain-containing protein: MKTESFIRVLAGSVVLVGCALTVFVDFRWLLLPTFVGFNLIQSAFTGFCPPLLILKKLGWIDPTTSCIRRPRA; encoded by the coding sequence ATGAAAACCGAATCCTTCATCCGCGTTCTTGCCGGTTCAGTTGTCCTGGTGGGATGCGCCCTCACCGTCTTCGTGGACTTCCGCTGGCTCCTCCTCCCCACCTTCGTGGGCTTCAATCTGATCCAGTCGGCCTTCACCGGTTTCTGTCCACCGCTGCTGATCCTGAAGAAACTGGGATGGATCGATCCGACCACGAGCTGCATCCGCCGTCCCCGCGCCTGA
- a CDS encoding winged helix-turn-helix transcriptional regulator — protein MSRHSLFSDEALELVARRFAVLAEPMRLRIIQSLFDGERNVSELAAATGGTQANVSRHLQTLTTAGVLGRRKEGLQVFYRITDPTIPKLCDLVCGSLEKSLSRQMASLG, from the coding sequence ATGAGCAGGCACTCCCTTTTCTCCGACGAGGCCCTTGAACTTGTCGCCCGTCGTTTTGCGGTGCTGGCGGAGCCGATGCGGCTGCGCATCATCCAGTCCCTCTTCGACGGCGAAAGAAATGTCTCCGAGCTGGCGGCGGCCACGGGCGGCACCCAGGCGAACGTGTCGCGCCACCTGCAGACGCTGACCACCGCCGGCGTGCTGGGCCGGCGGAAGGAGGGGCTGCAGGTGTTCTATCGGATAACCGATCCGACGATCCCCAAGCTGTGCGACCTGGTCTGCGGCAGCCTGGAGAAGTCGCTCAGCCGCCAGATGGCGAGTCTGG